In Xanthomonas sp. SI, the following are encoded in one genomic region:
- a CDS encoding LodA/GoxA family CTQ-dependent oxidase, giving the protein MSSNVFRVHPAIGIGRVGDSQEFYLAPVTAAGARGADGLMGGLPVQPGTESTPITADQFRDADGNVKRQAARFHIYAYPSGSSGTYPNGGGTRVDVGSTIDGKTVKDIVWTVHLANKKLNNYSTVSKGNLFIGIEAYPPSSQSPLQLRNPDYAGTSDPHDPTRLRQLVIDPGPRAISAASGTGKLVDFDKSTAASYADASGSIQTVDYPKSFPDDFHQLHQPLGPIDSLGELHVEQGGGLIVAGGFARTVAVVQNGQWPPLNDATENGLWFDDAADGPVNAVLLFDDGSSASVQGAWYVTGDPGYAPQTRNVVSTWDDVYDVWVRQLGLVPSLYAGNGFVASYQPSFSDDIQPIFHAAMLQRWNTNLPSAAIRGHDMIGAITPSDDPTVKIPNLKTLIRDPDSAADIKTGSPMMPLSLGDAAKSFLTVSPTQYFLLGQWHNKTYAQGAGPALGPGETLDRITLENCLGGRYSPGIEVSFPIRDVNLYVQDWQAQDCGPFRVRQAPLDYSKATPGAPFLSFGYVPLQTQPVEPGDISKFMSVPWHTDYNSCATHLPDPNPDVNNTLFWSWPAERPFAVYPVSLCTFDQEDLTWTVGQQVYSVRGIGTDSDYPAQVGRFQQYHDFVDNWAKVGFVISGAHIPAADGKPAYPANIFLEVQSLFDIGSDYVAPWPMADIPKYTPPKT; this is encoded by the coding sequence ATGTCCAGCAACGTGTTTCGAGTGCATCCGGCGATCGGCATCGGCCGCGTCGGCGATAGCCAGGAGTTCTATCTGGCGCCGGTGACCGCGGCCGGCGCGCGCGGCGCCGATGGTCTGATGGGCGGGTTGCCGGTGCAGCCCGGCACCGAGTCCACGCCGATCACCGCCGACCAGTTCCGCGATGCCGACGGCAACGTCAAGCGCCAGGCCGCGCGTTTCCACATCTACGCCTATCCCAGCGGCAGTTCCGGCACGTATCCCAACGGTGGCGGCACGCGCGTGGATGTGGGCAGCACGATCGACGGCAAGACGGTCAAGGACATCGTCTGGACCGTGCATCTGGCCAACAAGAAACTCAATAACTATTCGACGGTGAGCAAGGGCAATCTGTTCATCGGCATCGAGGCGTATCCGCCTTCGTCGCAGAGCCCGCTGCAGCTGCGCAATCCGGATTATGCGGGCACCAGCGATCCCCACGATCCGACCCGCCTGCGCCAGTTGGTCATCGATCCCGGCCCGCGTGCGATCAGCGCCGCCAGTGGGACCGGCAAGCTCGTCGACTTCGACAAGTCCACAGCGGCCAGCTACGCCGATGCGTCCGGCAGCATCCAGACGGTGGATTATCCGAAGAGCTTTCCTGACGATTTCCATCAGCTGCACCAACCGCTCGGTCCGATCGACTCGCTGGGCGAGCTGCACGTGGAGCAGGGCGGCGGGCTGATCGTCGCCGGCGGTTTCGCCAGGACGGTGGCGGTGGTGCAGAACGGACAATGGCCGCCGTTGAACGACGCGACCGAAAACGGCCTGTGGTTCGACGACGCCGCCGACGGCCCGGTCAACGCGGTGCTGCTGTTCGACGACGGCTCCAGCGCGAGCGTGCAGGGCGCCTGGTACGTCACTGGCGATCCCGGCTATGCGCCGCAGACTCGCAACGTGGTCTCGACCTGGGACGACGTCTACGACGTGTGGGTGCGCCAGCTCGGGCTGGTGCCCTCGCTCTACGCAGGCAACGGCTTCGTCGCCAGCTACCAGCCGTCCTTCAGCGACGACATCCAGCCGATCTTCCATGCGGCGATGTTGCAGCGCTGGAACACCAACCTGCCGTCCGCTGCGATCCGCGGCCACGACATGATCGGCGCGATCACGCCCAGCGACGATCCCACCGTCAAGATCCCCAACCTGAAGACGCTGATTCGCGACCCGGACTCGGCGGCCGACATCAAGACCGGCTCGCCGATGATGCCGCTGTCGCTCGGCGATGCGGCCAAGAGTTTTTTGACCGTCAGCCCGACCCAGTACTTCCTGCTCGGCCAGTGGCACAACAAGACCTACGCGCAAGGCGCCGGGCCGGCGCTGGGACCGGGCGAGACGCTGGATCGCATTACCCTGGAGAACTGCCTGGGCGGCCGCTACAGCCCGGGCATCGAGGTGTCGTTCCCGATCCGCGACGTCAACCTCTATGTGCAGGACTGGCAGGCACAGGATTGCGGGCCGTTCCGGGTGCGCCAGGCACCGCTGGACTACAGCAAGGCGACGCCCGGCGCACCGTTCCTGAGCTTCGGCTACGTGCCGCTGCAGACCCAGCCGGTGGAGCCAGGCGACATCTCCAAGTTCATGTCGGTGCCCTGGCACACCGACTACAACTCATGCGCCACCCATCTGCCCGATCCCAATCCGGACGTGAACAACACGTTGTTTTGGTCATGGCCGGCCGAACGGCCGTTTGCGGTGTATCCGGTCTCGCTGTGCACCTTCGATCAGGAGGACCTGACCTGGACCGTGGGCCAGCAGGTGTATTCGGTCCGCGGCATCGGCACCGACAGCGACTACCCAGCGCAAGTGGGGCGCTTCCAGCAGTACCACGATTTCGTCGACAACTGGGCCAAGGTCGGCTTCGTCATCAGTGGCGCGCATATTCCTGCCGCCGACGGCAAGCCCGCCTATCCCGCGAATATCTTCCTGGAAGTGCAGAGCCTGTTCGACATCGGCAGCGACTACGTGGCGCCGTGGCCGATGGCGGACATTCCCAAGTACACGCCGCCCAAGACCTGA
- a CDS encoding FAD-dependent monooxygenase, translated as MAARRLASGCAASDRHAVAIVGGGAAGCATALALAAHGIEDAVVIDLGRAPGWRLGEAMPPTSGAVLQRLGVWDAFLAQAPLPSAGSCASWGKPELGYNDFIVAGQGKGWHVDRGAFDAMLAAAVPARGGTSLRGLRLCGIGRCEDGGYLLELRGEDGRRRQLAAGFLVDASGIAAAAVRRLGVARNEVDCLGFVAAVVALQRPEAIPSQALLEACHDGWWYAAKLPGKRMVVALAVEPARQRHYRDAAVWSATASATQHVARWLQQGAATLPENGGLLAALAPAAILSRVVGERWLAVGDAASAYDPLAAQGIVKALQDGEAAGHALAQHLHGAGPAALASYQDRVFARFTEHLRVRRSLYARERRWPQSPFWQARLSR; from the coding sequence ATGGCAGCACGCAGGCTGGCGAGCGGCTGCGCGGCGAGCGACCGCCACGCCGTGGCGATCGTCGGCGGCGGCGCCGCCGGCTGCGCCACCGCGCTCGCGCTGGCCGCGCATGGGATTGAGGATGCGGTGGTCATCGATCTCGGCCGCGCGCCCGGCTGGCGGCTGGGCGAGGCGATGCCGCCGACCAGCGGGGCGGTGCTGCAGCGCCTGGGCGTGTGGGACGCGTTCCTGGCGCAGGCGCCCTTGCCCTCGGCCGGCAGCTGCGCGAGCTGGGGCAAGCCCGAGCTGGGCTACAACGATTTCATCGTCGCCGGCCAAGGCAAGGGCTGGCATGTGGACCGCGGCGCCTTCGACGCGATGCTGGCCGCTGCGGTGCCCGCGCGTGGCGGCACGTCGCTGCGCGGCCTGCGCTTGTGCGGCATCGGCCGCTGTGAGGACGGCGGCTACCTGCTGGAACTGCGCGGCGAGGACGGACGCCGTCGCCAGTTGGCGGCCGGATTCCTGGTCGATGCCAGCGGCATCGCCGCGGCCGCGGTGCGGCGCCTGGGCGTGGCCCGCAACGAAGTCGATTGCCTGGGATTCGTCGCGGCCGTGGTCGCGCTGCAGCGCCCCGAGGCAATCCCGTCGCAGGCCTTGTTGGAGGCCTGCCACGACGGCTGGTGGTATGCGGCCAAGTTGCCGGGCAAGCGCATGGTGGTGGCGCTGGCGGTGGAGCCCGCGCGGCAACGCCATTACCGCGACGCCGCGGTGTGGTCGGCCACGGCCAGCGCCACGCAGCATGTCGCGCGCTGGTTGCAGCAGGGCGCAGCGACGCTGCCGGAGAACGGCGGTCTGCTGGCGGCATTGGCGCCGGCGGCGATCCTGAGCCGCGTGGTGGGTGAGCGCTGGCTGGCGGTGGGCGACGCGGCCAGCGCCTACGATCCGCTCGCCGCGCAGGGCATCGTCAAGGCCTTGCAGGACGGCGAGGCGGCGGGGCACGCGCTTGCGCAGCATCTGCACGGCGCGGGGCCGGCGGCGCTGGCGAGCTACCAGGATCGCGTATTCGCGCGCTTCACCGAGCACCTGCGCGTGCGCCGCTCGCTGTATGCGCGCGAACGGCGCTGGCCGCAGTCGCCGTTCTGGCAGGCGCGCCTGTCGCGGTGA
- a CDS encoding DUF72 domain-containing protein — translation MSLRIGISGWRYPRWRGVFYPPDLVQRRELEYASRCFRSVELNGSFYSLQTPKSYAAWHDATPPGFVFAVKGPRFVTHLKRLRDCEQPLANFFASGLLGLGPKLGPLLWQLPPSLAFDHALLDDFLSLLPRTSEAALALAGKRDAARMRERSLLHIDRNRRLRHALEVRHPSFATPAAIALLRKHRVALVQADTAGKWPYLEDVTADFLYLRLHGDAQLYASGYSDKALDAWAERIDAWHRGGEPAAAQRAGPAAARRARRDVYCYFDNDMKVHAPFDARRLAQRLGVPTPCPDRESPTDTAEERD, via the coding sequence ATGAGCCTGCGCATCGGCATCTCCGGCTGGCGCTACCCGCGGTGGCGCGGCGTGTTCTATCCGCCCGACCTGGTGCAGCGGCGGGAACTCGAATACGCCTCGCGCTGTTTCCGCTCGGTCGAACTCAACGGCTCGTTCTACTCGCTGCAGACGCCGAAGAGCTATGCCGCCTGGCACGACGCAACGCCGCCCGGCTTCGTGTTCGCGGTCAAAGGTCCGCGTTTCGTCACCCACCTGAAACGGCTGCGCGATTGCGAGCAACCGCTGGCCAACTTCTTCGCCTCAGGCCTGCTCGGCCTGGGGCCAAAACTGGGACCGCTGCTGTGGCAGCTGCCGCCGTCGCTGGCCTTCGACCACGCGCTGCTGGACGATTTCCTGTCGCTGCTGCCGCGCACCAGCGAGGCCGCGCTGGCGCTGGCCGGCAAGCGCGACGCCGCGCGCATGCGCGAGCGCAGCCTGCTGCATATCGACCGCAACCGGCGCCTGCGCCATGCGCTGGAGGTGCGCCACCCCAGCTTCGCCACGCCCGCGGCGATCGCGCTGCTGCGCAAGCACCGCGTCGCCCTGGTGCAGGCAGACACCGCCGGCAAGTGGCCGTACCTGGAGGACGTGACCGCCGATTTCCTGTACCTGCGCCTGCACGGCGACGCGCAGCTGTATGCCAGCGGCTACAGCGACAAGGCGCTGGACGCCTGGGCCGAACGGATCGACGCCTGGCATCGCGGCGGCGAGCCTGCCGCGGCGCAACGCGCAGGCCCGGCCGCCGCGCGGCGCGCGCGCCGCGACGTGTATTGCTACTTCGACAACGACATGAAGGTGCATGCGCCGTTCGATGCGCGGCGTCTGGCGCAACGGCTGGGCGTGCCGACGCCGTGTCCGGATCGCGAGTCGCCAACGGACACGGCTGAAGAACGCGACTGA
- a CDS encoding DNA-3-methyladenine glycosylase I has protein sequence MTSYCDIAPGHALHGPYHDDEYGVPQRAESDLFERLVLEINQAGLSWELMLKKRAGFRAAYAGFDVDTVAGYGEADVLRLLADPGIVRNRLKVHAAIHNAQVIQGLRASHGGFAAWLDAHHPRDKAEWIKLFKRTFRFTGGEITGEFLMSLGYLRGAHREDCPAFARVARLDPAWMRSA, from the coding sequence ATGACCAGCTATTGCGACATCGCCCCCGGCCACGCGCTGCACGGCCCCTACCACGACGACGAATACGGCGTTCCGCAGCGCGCCGAATCCGACCTGTTCGAGCGGCTGGTGCTGGAGATCAACCAGGCCGGGCTGAGCTGGGAGCTGATGCTGAAGAAGCGCGCCGGCTTCCGTGCCGCCTACGCCGGATTCGACGTGGACACGGTCGCCGGCTACGGCGAGGCGGACGTGCTGCGCCTGCTCGCCGACCCCGGCATCGTCCGCAACCGGCTCAAGGTGCACGCGGCGATCCACAACGCGCAGGTGATCCAGGGCCTGCGCGCCTCGCATGGCGGTTTCGCCGCCTGGCTGGACGCGCACCATCCGCGCGACAAGGCCGAATGGATCAAGCTGTTCAAGCGCACCTTCCGCTTCACCGGCGGCGAGATCACCGGCGAGTTCCTGATGAGCCTGGGCTATCTGCGCGGCGCGCACCGCGAGGACTGTCCGGCCTTCGCGCGCGTCGCGCGGCTGGATCCGGCATGGATGCGCAGCGCGTGA
- a CDS encoding DUF4153 domain-containing protein — protein METAPDLPRQTRAFIVLVALLQGALLYLAQRGADAGWWPFAALGGRVCWYTLVLTVPTLTLLSVRRLGELRLWQHAIAVALLVAALSAWAAWSATGAPGLRSEEVLVPFGMAIALGMFVLLPWLQCRLQHGHWQAPYRELFEHAWQNALTLALAWLFVGICWLVLWLWGALFALVKLEFFRELFRQSAFAYLATGIMFGLGLLIGRTQQRAVQVMRQILFAICTGLLPLLAFVAVLFALSLPFTGLQPLWETRAAAKILIALVAALVVFVNAVYQDGTATAPYPQWLQRLIDAGLLSLSLYALLALYALWLRIDQYGWSAERFNGVLVAVVACGYAFGYAWAVLRPDGRWLRPLAPVNRVMSWVVIALALVTSSPLLDPYRIVVGSQLQRFADGRTAAADVDLYYLRFDSGRRGYQAAQSLRDAPGFAEDPAQHERLQRILQRTQRWGDDDGDASGGKRTQERIAAPAELRQHIPLAAGSADPGDGWWQALLAGTLQDGGCRQREDRCVLLVRDLDGDGSSEALLCNDSDNFGMECRIHAHRQDRWQDVAHVHFSPSDVNRPGAAFDALRAGKLELAPRRWPDLTLPDAQRAEVSPEHDQDD, from the coding sequence ATGGAAACCGCCCCCGATCTGCCGCGCCAGACCCGCGCCTTCATCGTCCTGGTGGCGCTGCTGCAGGGCGCGCTGCTGTACCTGGCCCAGCGTGGCGCCGATGCCGGGTGGTGGCCGTTCGCGGCGCTGGGCGGCCGGGTGTGCTGGTACACCCTGGTGCTGACCGTGCCGACGCTGACCCTGCTGTCGGTGCGACGCCTGGGCGAATTGCGCCTGTGGCAGCACGCGATCGCCGTGGCGCTGCTGGTGGCGGCGCTGTCGGCCTGGGCCGCGTGGAGCGCCACCGGCGCGCCCGGGCTGCGCAGCGAAGAAGTGCTGGTGCCGTTCGGCATGGCCATCGCGCTGGGCATGTTCGTGCTGCTGCCATGGCTGCAGTGCCGGCTGCAGCATGGCCACTGGCAGGCGCCGTACCGCGAATTGTTCGAACATGCCTGGCAGAACGCGCTGACCCTGGCCCTGGCCTGGCTGTTCGTCGGCATCTGCTGGCTGGTGCTGTGGCTGTGGGGCGCGCTGTTCGCGCTGGTGAAGCTGGAGTTCTTCCGCGAGCTGTTCCGCCAGAGCGCGTTCGCCTACCTCGCCACCGGCATCATGTTCGGCCTGGGCCTGCTGATCGGCCGCACCCAGCAGCGCGCGGTGCAGGTGATGCGGCAGATCCTGTTCGCGATCTGCACCGGGCTGCTGCCGTTGCTGGCGTTCGTGGCGGTGCTGTTCGCGCTGAGCCTGCCGTTCACCGGGCTGCAGCCGCTGTGGGAAACCCGCGCCGCGGCGAAGATCCTGATCGCGCTGGTGGCGGCCCTGGTGGTGTTCGTCAATGCGGTCTACCAGGACGGCACCGCCACCGCGCCCTATCCGCAATGGCTGCAGCGGCTGATCGACGCCGGCCTGCTGAGCCTGTCGCTGTACGCGCTGCTGGCGTTGTACGCGCTGTGGCTGCGCATCGACCAGTACGGCTGGAGCGCGGAGCGCTTCAACGGCGTGCTGGTGGCGGTGGTCGCGTGCGGCTACGCGTTCGGCTATGCGTGGGCGGTGCTGCGCCCGGACGGGCGCTGGCTGCGGCCGCTGGCGCCGGTCAACCGGGTCATGTCCTGGGTGGTGATCGCGCTGGCGCTGGTCACCAGTTCGCCGCTGCTGGACCCGTACCGCATTGTGGTCGGTAGCCAGTTGCAGCGCTTCGCCGACGGCCGCACCGCGGCCGCGGACGTGGATCTGTACTACCTGCGCTTCGACAGCGGCCGCCGCGGCTACCAGGCGGCGCAGTCGCTGCGCGACGCGCCGGGCTTCGCCGAGGACCCGGCGCAGCACGAACGGCTGCAACGCATCCTGCAACGCACGCAGCGCTGGGGCGACGACGACGGCGACGCCAGCGGCGGGAAGCGCACGCAAGAGCGCATCGCCGCGCCGGCCGAACTGCGCCAGCACATCCCGCTCGCCGCCGGCAGCGCCGATCCCGGCGATGGCTGGTGGCAGGCGCTGCTCGCCGGCACTCTGCAAGACGGCGGCTGCCGCCAGCGCGAGGACCGCTGCGTGCTGCTGGTGCGCGACCTCGACGGCGACGGCAGCAGCGAAGCGCTGCTGTGCAACGACAGCGACAACTTCGGCATGGAATGCCGGATCCATGCGCACCGCCAGGACCGCTGGCAGGACGTGGCGCACGTGCATTTCTCGCCCAGCGACGTCAATCGCCCGGGCGCGGCGTTCGACGCATTGCGCGCCGGCAAGCTGGAACTGGCGCCGCGGCGCTGGCCGGACCTGACCTTGCCCGATGCGCAGCGCGCCGAAGTTTCCCCCGAACACGACCAGGACGACTGA
- a CDS encoding YqgE/AlgH family protein: MSALPTPLANQLLIALPALSDPNFARGVALICQHDANGAMGVLVNRASEYTLGEVLAQMGIDTIDDALREQVVLSGGPVHPERGFVIHDGERAWDSSLAFGDGLFLTTSRDVLEAMARGDGPRNAVVALGCAGWGAGQLEYELGENSWLTAPADAELLFELPLERRWQTAAGRIGVDLFRLTDYSGHA, translated from the coding sequence ATGTCCGCTTTGCCTACCCCCCTGGCCAACCAACTGCTGATCGCGCTGCCGGCGCTGTCCGATCCCAATTTCGCGCGCGGCGTGGCCCTGATCTGCCAGCACGACGCCAACGGCGCGATGGGCGTGCTGGTCAACCGCGCCTCCGAATACACGCTGGGCGAAGTGCTGGCGCAGATGGGCATCGACACCATCGACGACGCGCTGCGCGAGCAGGTGGTGCTCAGCGGCGGTCCGGTGCATCCGGAACGCGGCTTCGTGATCCACGACGGCGAACGCGCCTGGGATTCGAGCCTGGCGTTCGGCGACGGCCTGTTCCTGACCACCTCGCGCGACGTGCTCGAAGCGATGGCGCGCGGCGACGGTCCGCGCAACGCGGTGGTCGCGCTGGGCTGCGCCGGCTGGGGCGCCGGCCAGCTCGAATACGAACTGGGCGAGAACAGCTGGCTGACCGCGCCGGCCGATGCCGAACTGCTGTTCGAGCTGCCGCTGGAGCGGCGCTGGCAGACCGCCGCCGGCCGCATCGGCGTGGACCTGTTCCGTCTCACCGACTACAGCGGGCATGCCTGA
- the ruvX gene encoding Holliday junction resolvase RuvX, protein MPEPGAPAADSAAAGTIRRDGTVLGFDVGNRRIGVAVGSSFGSGARALAVVDVHAQGPDWPALDRLYAEWRPHGLVVGDPLTLEGADQPNRKRAHAFARELGARYKVPVVLVDERSSSVEAAKRFAVDRAAGRKRRRDAAALDAVAAAVIIERWLAAPDDATPIS, encoded by the coding sequence ATGCCTGAGCCGGGTGCGCCCGCTGCGGACAGCGCTGCTGCCGGCACGATTCGCCGCGACGGCACCGTGCTCGGTTTCGACGTCGGCAACCGCCGCATCGGCGTGGCCGTGGGCAGCAGCTTCGGTAGCGGCGCGCGCGCCCTGGCCGTGGTCGATGTGCACGCGCAGGGGCCGGACTGGCCGGCGCTGGACCGCCTGTACGCCGAATGGCGCCCGCACGGCCTGGTGGTCGGCGATCCGCTGACCCTGGAAGGCGCCGACCAACCCAATCGCAAGCGCGCGCATGCCTTCGCCCGCGAACTCGGCGCCCGTTATAAGGTGCCGGTGGTGCTGGTCGACGAGCGCTCCAGTTCGGTCGAGGCGGCCAAGCGCTTCGCCGTGGACCGCGCCGCCGGCCGCAAGCGCCGCCGCGACGCCGCCGCGCTGGATGCGGTCGCCGCCGCGGTGATCATCGAGCGCTGGCTGGCCGCGCCCGACGACGCCACTCCCATTTCCTGA
- a CDS encoding aspartate carbamoyltransferase catalytic subunit, with translation MTDPQLDSNGRLRHLLTLEGLPRATLLQLLDRAGQIRDAAVGRVGKRNVLAGTAVCTLFFEPSTRTRSSFQLAAQRLGADVLNFDASTSSTRKGETARDTLKNLEAMGVRGFVVRHPEDGAVERLAEAAGEGTALINAGDGRSAHPTQGLLDMLTLRHAKGGDFSKLKLVIVGDVKHSRVARSDLHALRTLGAGEVRVCGPQALLPDDGTLDGCVVGDDFDAMLDGVDAVMMLRLQRERMEEGLVSSLEGYHAQYGLTAERLRRAAPGAVVLHPGPINRGVEITDDVADGPQSCVLRQVANGVAVRMAVLETLLG, from the coding sequence ATGACTGACCCGCAACTCGATTCGAACGGGCGCCTGCGCCATCTGCTGACCCTGGAAGGTCTGCCGCGCGCGACCTTGCTGCAATTGCTGGACCGCGCCGGGCAGATCCGCGACGCGGCGGTGGGCCGGGTCGGTAAGCGCAACGTGCTGGCCGGCACCGCGGTGTGCACGCTGTTCTTCGAACCGTCCACGCGCACCCGCAGCTCGTTCCAACTGGCCGCGCAGCGGCTCGGCGCCGACGTGCTGAACTTCGACGCCTCGACCTCGTCCACGCGCAAGGGCGAGACCGCGCGCGATACGCTGAAGAACCTGGAAGCGATGGGCGTGCGCGGCTTCGTCGTGCGCCATCCCGAAGACGGCGCGGTCGAGCGTCTGGCCGAGGCGGCCGGCGAGGGCACCGCGCTGATCAACGCCGGCGACGGCCGCAGCGCGCATCCCACCCAGGGCCTGCTCGACATGCTGACCCTGCGTCACGCCAAGGGCGGCGATTTCTCCAAGCTCAAGCTGGTCATCGTCGGCGACGTCAAGCACTCGCGCGTGGCGCGTTCGGACCTGCACGCGCTGCGCACGCTCGGCGCCGGCGAAGTGCGCGTGTGCGGCCCGCAGGCGCTGCTGCCCGACGACGGCACCCTGGACGGCTGCGTGGTCGGCGACGACTTCGACGCCATGCTCGACGGCGTGGACGCGGTGATGATGCTGCGCCTGCAGCGCGAGCGCATGGAGGAAGGCCTGGTGTCCTCGCTGGAGGGCTACCACGCGCAGTACGGCCTCACCGCCGAGCGCCTGCGCCGCGCCGCGCCGGGCGCGGTGGTGCTGCATCCGGGCCCGATCAACCGCGGCGTGGAGATCACCGACGACGTCGCCGACGGCCCGCAGTCGTGCGTGCTGCGCCAGGTCGCCAACGGCGTGGCGGTGCGCATGGCGGTGCTGGAGACGTTGTTGGGGTGA
- a CDS encoding M1 family metallopeptidase, translating to MIHALRRAGFAAACASLVAFAQASAAAPAAAAPAGGYDPLALFAPLQLPQPANAYRSGGGVPGPLYWQNRADYDLHASIDPATRSLSGQETITYSNRSPDTLDVLWLQLDQNIYRADARARGVRPARAERPPAPSSDGYRIAKVEVEQGGKRVPANFLIDDTRMRVDLPQPLAGAGKALKLHIDYAYTVPGTWGGRTAVTPTGDGDIYEIAQWYPRMAVYDDQRGWDTQPYLGAEFYLEYGDFDYAVTVPWNYLVAGSGELVNPAQVLTATQRQRLAQAAASDRTVAIRSAAEIGDAASRPTASGTQTWRFHMAHTRDVAFAASPAFVWDAARINLPDGKHALAMSVYPREGVGADKWDRSTEFVKASIEHFSQWYPYPWPAAVNLGGHGAGMEYPGIVFDDMHDGGKDLFWITAHELGHGWFPMIVGSNERRYAFMDEGFNTFIDVYASDAINHGEFAPKRDSEYAPKGGNPVDEILPLLADAQAPNLLDRADATSETYRHSLTYFKGALGLVLLREQILGPARFDPAFRKYIATWAYKHPTPSDFFRLMESESGEDLSWWWRGWYLNNWQLDMGVRAASYVEHDPAKGLLVTLQSRQKLVMPATLRIDFADGSHLDQRVPVETWIQQTQPQVRVPSTQKVLHVTLDPEHKLPDADRADNQIDAVS from the coding sequence ATGATCCATGCCCTGCGCCGCGCCGGCTTCGCCGCGGCTTGCGCTTCCCTCGTCGCCTTCGCCCAGGCCAGCGCCGCCGCGCCGGCCGCTGCCGCGCCCGCCGGCGGCTACGATCCGCTGGCCCTGTTCGCGCCGCTGCAACTGCCGCAGCCGGCCAACGCCTATCGCAGCGGCGGCGGCGTGCCCGGGCCGCTGTACTGGCAGAACCGCGCCGACTACGACCTGCACGCCAGCATCGATCCGGCCACCCGCTCGCTCAGCGGCCAGGAAACCATCACCTACAGCAACCGCAGCCCGGACACGCTGGACGTGCTGTGGCTGCAGCTGGACCAGAACATCTACCGCGCCGACGCGCGCGCTCGCGGCGTGCGCCCGGCGCGGGCGGAGCGCCCGCCGGCGCCGTCCAGCGACGGCTACCGCATCGCCAAGGTGGAAGTGGAGCAGGGCGGCAAGCGCGTGCCGGCCAACTTCCTGATCGACGACACGCGCATGCGCGTGGACCTGCCGCAACCGCTGGCCGGCGCCGGCAAGGCGCTGAAGCTGCATATCGACTACGCCTACACGGTGCCCGGCACCTGGGGCGGGCGCACCGCGGTCACCCCGACCGGCGACGGCGACATCTACGAGATCGCGCAGTGGTATCCGCGCATGGCGGTGTACGACGACCAACGCGGCTGGGACACGCAGCCCTACCTGGGCGCGGAGTTCTACCTGGAATACGGCGACTTCGACTACGCGGTGACGGTGCCCTGGAACTACCTGGTCGCCGGCTCCGGCGAGCTGGTGAACCCGGCGCAGGTGCTGACCGCCACGCAGCGCCAGCGCCTGGCCCAGGCCGCGGCCAGCGACCGCACCGTGGCGATCCGCAGCGCCGCCGAAATCGGCGACGCGGCCAGCCGGCCCACCGCCAGCGGCACCCAGACCTGGCGCTTCCACATGGCGCATACCCGCGACGTGGCCTTCGCCGCCTCGCCGGCGTTCGTCTGGGACGCCGCGCGCATCAATCTGCCCGACGGCAAGCATGCGCTGGCGATGTCGGTGTATCCGCGCGAAGGCGTCGGTGCCGACAAGTGGGACCGCTCCACCGAGTTCGTCAAGGCATCGATCGAGCATTTCTCGCAGTGGTATCCGTACCCGTGGCCGGCGGCGGTGAACCTCGGCGGCCACGGCGCCGGCATGGAGTATCCGGGCATCGTCTTCGACGACATGCACGACGGCGGCAAGGACCTGTTCTGGATCACCGCGCACGAACTGGGCCACGGCTGGTTCCCGATGATCGTCGGCTCCAACGAGCGCCGCTACGCGTTCATGGACGAGGGCTTCAACACCTTCATCGACGTCTACGCCTCCGATGCGATCAACCATGGTGAATTCGCGCCCAAGCGCGACAGCGAGTACGCGCCCAAGGGCGGCAACCCGGTCGACGAGATCCTGCCGCTGCTGGCCGATGCGCAGGCGCCGAACCTGCTCGACCGCGCCGACGCCACCAGCGAGACCTACCGGCATTCGCTGACCTACTTCAAGGGCGCGCTGGGCCTGGTGCTGCTGCGCGAACAGATCCTCGGCCCGGCGCGCTTCGACCCGGCGTTCCGCAAGTACATCGCCACCTGGGCGTACAAGCATCCCACGCCGTCGGATTTCTTCCGGCTGATGGAAAGCGAATCCGGCGAGGACCTGTCGTGGTGGTGGCGCGGCTGGTATCTCAACAACTGGCAGCTGGACATGGGCGTGCGCGCGGCCAGCTATGTCGAACACGATCCGGCCAAGGGCCTGCTGGTGACCTTGCAGAGCCGGCAGAAGCTGGTGATGCCGGCGACGCTGCGCATCGACTTCGCCGACGGCAGCCACCTCGACCAGCGCGTGCCGGTGGAGACCTGGATCCAGCAGACCCAGCCGCAGGTCCGCGTGCCGAGCACGCAGAAGGTGCTGCACGTGACCCTGGATCCCGAGCACAAACTGCCCGACGCCGATCGCGCCGACAACCAGATCGACGCGGTGAGCTGA